The Virgibacillus sp. MSP4-1 genome has a segment encoding these proteins:
- a CDS encoding DUF5667 domain-containing protein — MYFYSYELKTEENGYEVILYIRPQHSLVEFANEFGITENTEKDLNRLAISYVKRKFPNLRVKAIKIILGGVLVTSIMLGGAMSPAFAAEVPSSETMPEEAGETAEGTTQDISMDDPGLVPGDFFYFVETIAEKVQLALTFEDTAKAELISKFANERIAEANSLFDAGDTDGAIQLLNQALGNQELALDYVADDELADGTAQEEEAPDAGMNTGIMPSEDDSEQPENETVREETETEDPVAELRYELESHFSRNMTALLLAMEKVENPTAKAALAKNVEKTYARMEKRAGKAKAIENGIANKVPVNEALEILRDDIQKDEQALNRDMEKVEKQAREEPVKPAAKTPSLKEKASEKAGKGIEKGHQPEDKGKKGQAKVERVIQERGNKKKEPASISPVPASAPEELRRNEIANPNFHPKQNREVNPIPNPENGTKTDSGKSMRSDINTDFHPSVHPKSNKEKGNQGRGSGKNP, encoded by the coding sequence ATGTATTTTTACAGCTATGAATTGAAAACTGAAGAAAATGGTTATGAGGTTATTCTGTACATCAGGCCCCAGCATTCCTTAGTAGAGTTTGCGAACGAATTTGGTATAACAGAAAATACGGAAAAGGATCTGAACCGGCTGGCGATCAGCTATGTCAAAAGAAAATTCCCCAATCTACGGGTGAAAGCTATTAAAATTATTCTTGGGGGAGTACTGGTCACATCGATTATGCTTGGCGGAGCCATGTCACCGGCATTTGCTGCAGAAGTTCCGTCATCAGAAACGATGCCTGAAGAGGCGGGGGAAACGGCTGAGGGTACCACACAGGATATCTCCATGGATGATCCCGGACTTGTTCCAGGTGATTTTTTTTACTTCGTGGAAACCATAGCAGAGAAGGTACAGTTGGCTTTAACGTTTGAAGATACAGCTAAAGCTGAGTTAATTTCGAAATTTGCTAATGAACGAATTGCGGAGGCAAACTCTTTATTTGATGCCGGTGATACGGATGGAGCCATTCAATTGTTGAACCAGGCATTGGGGAATCAGGAACTTGCCTTAGATTATGTAGCAGATGATGAGTTGGCTGACGGCACTGCACAAGAAGAGGAGGCTCCAGATGCCGGAATGAATACTGGTATTATGCCTTCTGAGGATGATTCTGAACAACCAGAGAATGAAACAGTACGGGAGGAAACCGAAACAGAAGACCCAGTTGCTGAATTACGGTATGAGCTGGAATCTCATTTCAGCAGGAACATGACAGCATTGTTACTCGCCATGGAAAAGGTTGAGAACCCAACCGCTAAAGCTGCTCTTGCTAAAAATGTGGAAAAGACTTATGCACGAATGGAAAAGAGAGCAGGTAAAGCAAAGGCAATAGAAAATGGTATCGCTAATAAAGTTCCCGTGAATGAAGCTTTAGAAATTTTACGGGATGATATACAAAAGGATGAGCAGGCTCTTAATCGTGACATGGAAAAGGTGGAAAAGCAAGCAAGGGAGGAACCAGTGAAACCGGCAGCTAAAACACCATCTTTAAAAGAAAAAGCTTCGGAAAAAGCAGGAAAGGGGATAGAAAAGGGGCATCAGCCGGAAGATAAGGGGAAGAAAGGACAGGCAAAAGTGGAACGGGTTATACAAGAAAGAGGGAATAAAAAGAAAGAACCTGCTTCCATTTCTCCTGTTCCTGCTTCCGCCCCAGAAGAATTGCGGAGAAATGAAATAGCAAACCCGAATTTCCATCCAAAGCAAAATCGGGAAGTAAACCCTATCCCGAATCCGGAAAATGGAACAAAAACTGATTCAGGAAAGAGCATGAGAAGTGATATAAACACTGATTTTCATCCTTCTGTCCATCCAAAAAGTAATAAAGAAAAAGGAAATCAGGGAAGAGGCTCGGGAAAGAATCCATAG
- a CDS encoding glycoside hydrolase family 97 catalytic domain-containing protein — protein sequence MLVRKTMKYKLTVLFAILIAIFVYQQESFASGKESVSVQSPDGSVEVDLNLSENGTPHYKVTFNGETIVKPSSLGFKFKNQESLDNHLKIVKTNIKEFNNTWEPVWGEKSKIKNHYKQQTVYLKETKAPYRKMNLIFRVYNDGIGFRYVIPEQENVNPDLQITSEGTEFHFASDNTSWWIPNDWDSYEYNYNQTPLSEVEEVSTPFTMKTPQGIHLSLHEAALIDYSGMALKKAEGESTKLVSQLAPWPDSNVKVKKDSLPVETPWRTIQIGEDAGDLVESDLILNLNEPNTIDNTEWIKPMKYVGVWWEMISGKSTWASGPDHGATTENAKRYIDFASEYLDTENQNIGLLVEGWNKGWDGNWMENGDLFSFTESYPDYDLEEVVQYAQERGVSYIMHNETSGDILNYESQMDEAYDYYQELGIHAIKSGYVADYGIHNPAGQHHHGQYMVNHYLDTIKKAAEHEIMINSHEPIKGTGLYRTYPNWVSREGVSGMEYSAFSDDTNPPEHETILPFTRMMSGPVDYTPGIFDVNISHADTRVHSTRAKQLALYVILTSGTQMAADFPENYKDENGEILPEFKFIRDVPVTWDDIMVPHAEIGEYTSIVRRSGEEWYIGSVTDEKDRDLEIELDFLEKGTKYVAEIYSDGQDANLDTNPTSVSMKKVIVKENDTLIASLEGGGGQAVRLYPASKEDIAKLPNYKEGKVKASYVDIPKSIQSNDELAVKVNVENRGSVISGKTLNLQVEGETVADKHVRVAPGEKKEVLLTYNKLFDPRTYRIHVSDLPAKKIIVKEKEPTFDYSNLEASVEQGKIHATASVTNYGSYAGEVEVPLTIDGEVVDTKQIEVSAEAGGATEEIGFTYDPEAETGLYKVSVGDLKPKAVALPQIELIGEWLFKQGDDMAWKEPDLDESSWQTVQLPSKWEDHSNYYEDYVYGWYRKSIYIPEEWEGYSLKMKLGRIDDVDATYFNGEKIGQSGTFPTGEGEEGMISAWDWDREYVIPSEKINYGAENVISTRVFDARWDGGLYTGPLGPIELVEE from the coding sequence ATGCTAGTCCGAAAAACTATGAAGTATAAGCTCACTGTTTTATTTGCAATCCTTATCGCAATTTTCGTATACCAGCAGGAAAGCTTTGCATCTGGGAAGGAAAGTGTATCCGTTCAATCACCCGATGGAAGCGTAGAGGTAGACCTGAATCTATCAGAAAATGGAACGCCTCATTATAAGGTTACGTTTAATGGTGAGACGATTGTGAAGCCTTCATCACTTGGCTTTAAATTTAAGAATCAGGAATCATTAGACAACCATTTAAAAATCGTAAAAACGAATATAAAGGAATTTAACAACACGTGGGAGCCGGTCTGGGGAGAAAAGTCAAAGATTAAAAACCATTACAAGCAACAGACTGTTTATTTAAAGGAAACGAAAGCACCTTATCGTAAAATGAATCTGATTTTCCGAGTATATAATGATGGAATCGGCTTTCGCTATGTAATACCTGAACAGGAAAATGTAAATCCTGATCTGCAAATCACATCAGAGGGTACTGAATTTCACTTTGCGAGTGATAACACGTCCTGGTGGATCCCAAATGATTGGGACAGCTATGAATATAACTATAATCAAACACCTTTAAGTGAAGTAGAGGAAGTGAGTACACCCTTTACAATGAAAACACCTCAAGGAATTCATCTATCCCTACACGAAGCAGCTCTAATTGATTATTCCGGCATGGCACTGAAAAAAGCGGAGGGTGAATCCACAAAGCTGGTAAGCCAACTGGCACCATGGCCGGACAGTAATGTAAAGGTTAAGAAGGATTCGCTTCCCGTTGAAACACCATGGAGAACCATCCAGATTGGAGAAGATGCCGGAGACCTCGTAGAATCCGATTTAATTTTAAATTTAAATGAACCGAATACTATTGATAACACTGAGTGGATTAAGCCCATGAAATATGTAGGGGTCTGGTGGGAAATGATCAGCGGTAAATCAACATGGGCATCAGGACCGGACCATGGAGCTACGACTGAAAATGCAAAACGTTATATCGATTTTGCTTCAGAGTACTTAGACACTGAAAATCAAAATATCGGTTTACTCGTTGAAGGTTGGAATAAAGGATGGGATGGAAACTGGATGGAAAACGGCGATCTATTCAGTTTTACGGAATCCTACCCTGATTATGATCTGGAGGAGGTTGTTCAGTACGCCCAGGAACGTGGAGTATCTTATATTATGCATAATGAAACTTCCGGAGATATATTAAACTATGAAAGTCAAATGGACGAAGCTTATGATTATTACCAAGAGCTTGGAATTCATGCCATTAAAAGTGGGTATGTAGCTGATTACGGCATTCATAATCCAGCTGGACAGCACCATCACGGTCAATATATGGTGAATCATTATTTAGACACTATCAAAAAAGCAGCTGAACACGAAATTATGATCAATTCCCATGAACCAATCAAAGGAACAGGCCTGTACCGTACCTATCCGAACTGGGTAAGTCGTGAAGGGGTCAGCGGGATGGAATATAGTGCGTTTAGTGATGATACCAACCCTCCGGAACATGAAACGATTTTACCCTTTACGAGAATGATGTCAGGACCAGTAGACTATACACCGGGCATTTTCGATGTGAATATCTCACACGCCGATACACGTGTACACTCTACTCGTGCAAAGCAATTAGCTCTTTATGTCATTCTTACAAGTGGAACACAGATGGCTGCAGACTTCCCGGAAAATTATAAGGATGAAAATGGAGAGATTTTACCTGAATTTAAATTTATTCGGGATGTGCCCGTTACCTGGGACGACATTATGGTTCCACATGCCGAAATTGGCGAATATACCTCGATTGTCCGCCGTAGTGGAGAAGAATGGTATATTGGCAGTGTAACGGATGAAAAGGATAGAGATTTGGAAATTGAATTGGACTTTTTAGAAAAAGGGACAAAATATGTAGCAGAAATTTATTCAGATGGTCAGGATGCCAACCTAGATACCAACCCAACCTCTGTATCGATGAAAAAGGTCATTGTTAAGGAAAATGATACTTTAATCGCATCGCTTGAAGGAGGCGGTGGACAGGCAGTACGCCTTTATCCAGCCTCAAAGGAAGATATTGCTAAGCTGCCGAATTATAAAGAAGGGAAAGTGAAGGCTTCTTACGTTGACATACCAAAGTCCATCCAGTCCAATGATGAGCTGGCCGTTAAAGTTAATGTTGAAAACAGAGGCAGTGTAATAAGCGGAAAAACTCTGAACCTTCAAGTCGAGGGGGAAACGGTAGCTGATAAGCATGTGCGAGTGGCCCCGGGAGAAAAGAAGGAAGTTCTCTTAACCTATAATAAGTTATTTGATCCCCGTACTTATCGTATTCACGTAAGCGATCTTCCTGCTAAAAAGATCATTGTAAAAGAAAAGGAGCCAACATTTGACTATAGTAATTTGGAAGCTTCTGTTGAACAAGGGAAGATCCATGCTACAGCGAGTGTGACGAACTACGGAAGCTATGCCGGAGAAGTTGAGGTTCCGTTAACCATTGATGGAGAGGTAGTGGATACGAAACAGATTGAGGTATCTGCAGAAGCTGGGGGAGCGACCGAGGAGATCGGTTTCACCTATGATCCGGAAGCAGAGACTGGCCTGTATAAGGTCTCGGTAGGTGATTTGAAACCAAAAGCAGTTGCTCTTCCACAGATAGAACTCATTGGGGAATGGCTGTTCAAACAGGGAGATGATATGGCCTGGAAAGAGCCCGACCTGGATGAAAGCAGCTGGCAGACTGTTCAATTGCCTTCAAAATGGGAGGATCATTCCAATTATTATGAAGACTATGTTTATGGATGGTATAGAAAATCCATTTATATACCGGAAGAGTGGGAAGGATACTCATTAAAAATGAAACTCGGCCGAATCGATGATGTCGATGCTACGTACTTCAATGGAGAAAAAATAGGCCAATCCGGAACCTTCCCTACCGGAGAGGGTGAAGAAGGAATGATTTCTGCGTGGGATTGGGACCGTGAATATGTCATTCCTTCAGAAAAAATCAATTATGGAGCGGAGAACGTCATCAGTACTCGTGTGTTTGATGCACGCTGGGACGGGGGCTTATATACGGGTCCTCTAGGTCCGATTGAACTGGTGGAGGAGTAG